One genomic region from Streptomyces sp. NBC_00582 encodes:
- a CDS encoding SDR family oxidoreductase, producing MTLFDLTGRLAVVTGARRGIGRAMARALAEAGADVIGVSASLEESGSAVEKDVLAAGRTFEAIRTDFADADAVRALGADLAARERPVDILVNNAGTIRRAPAAEHTDADWDLVLQVNLNAQFTLSRAVGASMVARGRGKVVFTASLLSFQGGITVPGYTAAKHGIAGLTKALANEWAPHGVNVNAIAPGYIATDNTQALQDDPARSRAILDRIPAGRWGGADDLAGATVFLASDAAAYIHGTVLPVDGGWLGR from the coding sequence ATGACCCTCTTCGACCTGACCGGCCGCCTCGCCGTCGTCACCGGTGCCCGGCGCGGCATCGGCCGTGCCATGGCCCGCGCGCTCGCCGAGGCCGGCGCGGACGTCATCGGTGTCAGCGCCTCGCTGGAGGAATCCGGCAGCGCGGTGGAGAAGGACGTCCTCGCGGCGGGACGCACCTTCGAGGCGATCCGTACCGACTTCGCCGACGCCGACGCCGTACGGGCCCTCGGCGCGGACCTCGCCGCGCGCGAGCGGCCGGTGGACATCCTGGTCAACAACGCGGGAACGATCCGGCGTGCCCCGGCCGCCGAACACACCGACGCCGACTGGGACCTGGTGCTCCAGGTGAACCTCAACGCGCAGTTCACACTGAGCCGGGCGGTCGGGGCGTCGATGGTGGCCCGCGGCCGGGGAAAGGTCGTCTTCACGGCGTCGCTGCTCAGCTTCCAGGGCGGTATCACCGTCCCCGGCTACACCGCCGCCAAGCACGGCATCGCGGGACTGACCAAGGCGCTGGCCAACGAGTGGGCCCCGCACGGCGTCAACGTCAACGCCATCGCCCCCGGCTACATCGCCACCGACAACACCCAGGCACTGCAGGACGACCCGGCCCGCAGCAGGGCGATCCTGGACCGCATCCCCGCCGGACGCTGGGGCGGCGCGGACGACCTCGCGGGAGCCACCGTGTTCCTCGCCTCGGACGCGGCCGCCTACATCCACGGCACCGTTCTGCCGGTCGACGGCGGGTGGCTGGGCCGATGA
- a CDS encoding zinc-dependent alcohol dehydrogenase, with protein MTLAVRYTAARTLDTAPAETAPPGPGEVELAPAYVGICGTDLHIFHGDMDARVTTPAVLGHEMSGRIVRVGPDVEGWQPGDAVTVMPLRWDDSCPACRAGHQHVCQHLDFIGIDSPGAMQQRWTVPAATLVRLPASVSLDRAALVEPTAVAVHDVGRAGVRGGERVVVVGGGPVGILIALVARAAGADVRVIELSAHRRLLATELGLTAWDPGADDVSALVARWTGDAGADVAFEVSGAAAGVDTAVDVLGVRGRLCLVAIHPKPREINLHRFFWRELTLVGARLYDRSDFEKAVALVDDGTVPAERLISKVVPLTQAPAAFEALEGGGDVMKILVDCGNDTTGALG; from the coding sequence ATGACACTCGCCGTCCGCTACACAGCCGCCCGAACCCTGGACACGGCTCCCGCCGAGACCGCGCCACCCGGGCCCGGCGAGGTCGAGCTGGCCCCCGCCTACGTCGGCATCTGTGGCACCGACCTGCACATCTTCCACGGCGACATGGACGCCCGGGTCACCACGCCCGCCGTCCTCGGACACGAGATGTCGGGCCGGATCGTGCGCGTCGGACCGGACGTGGAGGGCTGGCAGCCCGGTGACGCGGTGACCGTGATGCCGCTGCGCTGGGACGACTCCTGCCCGGCCTGCCGCGCCGGCCACCAACACGTCTGCCAGCACCTCGACTTCATCGGCATCGACTCCCCGGGTGCCATGCAGCAGCGCTGGACCGTGCCCGCCGCCACCCTCGTACGCCTCCCCGCCTCCGTCTCCCTGGACCGGGCCGCCCTGGTCGAGCCCACCGCCGTGGCCGTTCACGACGTCGGCCGGGCCGGTGTCCGCGGCGGCGAGCGGGTCGTCGTGGTCGGCGGCGGGCCCGTCGGCATCCTGATCGCCCTCGTCGCACGGGCCGCCGGAGCCGACGTCCGCGTCATCGAGCTGAGCGCCCACCGACGGCTGCTGGCGACGGAGTTGGGCCTGACCGCCTGGGACCCCGGCGCCGACGACGTGTCCGCCCTGGTGGCGCGGTGGACCGGCGACGCCGGCGCGGACGTCGCCTTCGAGGTGTCCGGCGCGGCGGCCGGCGTGGACACGGCGGTCGACGTGCTGGGCGTGCGCGGCCGACTGTGCCTGGTGGCCATCCACCCCAAGCCCCGCGAAATCAACCTGCACCGCTTCTTCTGGCGTGAACTGACCCTTGTGGGCGCCCGGTTGTACGACCGCTCGGACTTCGAGAAGGCGGTGGCCCTGGTCGACGACGGCACGGTTCCGGCCGAGCGGCTCATCAGCAAGGTCGTGCCGCTCACGCAGGCACCCGCCGCGTTCGAGGCCCTGGAGGGCGGCGGCGACGTGATGAAGATCCTGGTGGACTGCGGCAACGACACGACGGGAGCCCTTGGATGA
- a CDS encoding RbsD/FucU domain-containing protein: protein MLMTELLHPGMLEALAGAGHGARVLLADGHYPASTATGDRARTVHLNLAPGLLDVTTVLDVLLRAVPVEAAHVMVPPEGEPEPPAIAEYRSMLAPAPVETLGRFEFYDAARSPDLALAVVTADTRTYANLLLTIGVRAEGTLNPR from the coding sequence GTGCTCATGACCGAGCTGCTGCACCCCGGGATGCTCGAAGCCCTGGCCGGCGCCGGCCACGGCGCACGCGTCCTGCTCGCCGACGGCCACTACCCCGCGAGCACCGCCACCGGCGACCGGGCCAGGACCGTGCACCTCAACCTGGCCCCCGGCCTGCTCGACGTCACCACCGTGCTCGACGTCCTGCTGCGCGCGGTCCCCGTGGAGGCGGCCCATGTGATGGTGCCGCCCGAGGGCGAACCGGAGCCGCCGGCCATCGCCGAGTACCGCTCGATGCTCGCGCCCGCCCCGGTCGAGACCCTCGGCCGCTTCGAGTTCTACGACGCCGCCCGCTCCCCCGACCTGGCGCTGGCCGTCGTCACCGCCGACACCCGTACCTACGCCAACCTGCTGCTGACCATCGGCGTCCGCGCGGAAGGGACCCTGAACCCACGATGA
- a CDS encoding amidohydrolase family protein, whose protein sequence is MSDARTLVDAHHHLWDLDHRPQAWLDEPGHEPIRRTFGPGDLRSAATRSIAGRRLGGTVLVQCVPSIAETREFLALADADPLIGAVVGWADLTSPEVGDVLDALRAGPGGGCLRAVRHLVQGESDPGWLQQPAVERGLRAVAERGLGYDVLIRSHQFPQAIQLAERLPDLPLVLDHAGKPPIAGRELSDWERQLRTLAGHPQVRCKVSGLVTEADHEKWTVADIRPVWDVLLGAFGPERLMFGSDWPVCVLAGGWNRWAATVEELLNGFSDREIQAVLAGTATDFYRLRHPGKEASTPCS, encoded by the coding sequence GTGTCTGACGCCCGGACCCTCGTCGACGCCCACCACCACCTCTGGGACCTCGACCACCGTCCCCAGGCCTGGCTGGACGAGCCCGGCCATGAACCGATCCGCCGCACCTTCGGCCCGGGCGACCTGCGCTCGGCCGCGACCCGGAGCATCGCGGGCCGGCGTCTGGGGGGCACGGTCCTCGTCCAGTGTGTGCCGTCGATCGCCGAGACACGTGAGTTCCTCGCCCTGGCCGACGCCGATCCGCTCATCGGCGCCGTCGTCGGGTGGGCCGACCTGACCTCCCCGGAGGTCGGCGACGTGCTGGACGCACTGCGCGCCGGCCCCGGAGGCGGGTGTCTGCGGGCCGTACGGCACCTGGTGCAGGGCGAGTCCGACCCGGGGTGGCTCCAACAGCCGGCCGTGGAGCGCGGCCTGCGGGCGGTGGCCGAGCGCGGACTCGGGTACGACGTGCTGATCCGCAGCCACCAGTTCCCGCAGGCGATCCAGCTGGCCGAACGCCTCCCGGACCTTCCCCTCGTCCTGGACCACGCGGGCAAGCCGCCCATCGCGGGGCGTGAACTCAGCGACTGGGAAAGGCAGTTGCGGACACTCGCCGGACATCCCCAGGTCCGCTGCAAGGTGTCCGGGCTGGTCACGGAGGCCGACCACGAGAAGTGGACCGTCGCCGACATCCGCCCGGTGTGGGACGTCCTGCTCGGCGCCTTCGGACCCGAACGGCTGATGTTCGGCTCGGACTGGCCGGTCTGCGTCCTCGCGGGCGGCTGGAACCGCTGGGCAGCCACCGTCGAGGAACTCCTGAACGGCTTCTCCGACCGCGAGATCCAGGCGGTGCTCGCCGGCACCGCGACCGATTTCTACCGACTCAGGCATCCTGGAAAGGAGGCGAGCACACCGTGCTCATGA
- a CDS encoding L-fuconate dehydratase, whose translation MSSSVSPPPAAARITALDVLDVRFPTSEHLDGSDAMNPEPDYSAAYVVLRTDAGDGLEGHALAFTTGRGNDAQAAAIATLAPYVVGRSVEEVCGDLGAFSRSLVHDPQLRWLGPEKGAIHMATGAVVNAAWDLAAKRAGRPVWRFLAEMSPEELVAQVDFRWLSDALTPEDALEILRRAEPGREERVARLLERGYPAYTTTPGWLGYSDEKLSRLAREAVAEGFTQIKLKVGADLQDDVRRMRTARETVGDGIRIAVDANQRWDVQPAIDWMRALAPYDPYWIEEPTSPDDILGHAAVRKAVTPIKVATGEHIANRVVFKQLLQAGAVDIVQIDSARVGGVNENIAILLLAAKFGVPVCPHAGGVGLCEMVQHLSMFDYVAVSGTVEDRVIEYVDHLHEHFVDPVRIADGHYLAPALPGLSAQMHPESLKEYTYPDGPVWAARV comes from the coding sequence ATGTCCTCTTCCGTGTCCCCTCCCCCGGCCGCTGCCCGCATCACCGCCCTGGACGTCCTGGACGTGCGCTTCCCGACGTCCGAGCATCTGGACGGGTCGGACGCGATGAACCCGGAGCCCGACTACTCGGCCGCCTACGTCGTCCTGCGCACCGACGCCGGCGACGGGCTGGAGGGCCACGCCCTCGCCTTCACCACGGGACGCGGAAACGACGCGCAGGCCGCCGCCATCGCGACGCTCGCTCCGTACGTGGTGGGCCGGTCCGTCGAGGAGGTCTGCGGCGATCTCGGCGCGTTCTCCCGTTCCCTGGTCCACGACCCCCAACTGCGTTGGCTGGGACCGGAGAAGGGGGCCATCCACATGGCGACCGGTGCCGTCGTCAACGCCGCGTGGGACCTGGCCGCCAAGCGCGCGGGCCGGCCCGTCTGGCGTTTCCTCGCCGAGATGTCGCCCGAGGAGCTGGTCGCCCAGGTCGACTTCCGCTGGCTCAGCGACGCCCTCACCCCCGAGGACGCGCTGGAGATCCTGCGCCGCGCCGAGCCGGGCCGTGAGGAGCGCGTCGCCCGGCTGCTGGAGCGCGGTTACCCCGCGTACACCACCACCCCCGGCTGGCTCGGCTACTCCGACGAGAAGCTGTCCCGTCTCGCCCGCGAGGCCGTCGCCGAAGGCTTCACCCAGATCAAGCTGAAGGTCGGCGCCGATCTTCAGGACGACGTCCGGCGCATGCGCACCGCCCGTGAGACGGTCGGCGACGGCATCCGCATCGCCGTCGACGCCAACCAGAGATGGGACGTCCAGCCCGCCATCGACTGGATGCGCGCCCTGGCCCCCTACGACCCGTACTGGATCGAGGAGCCCACCTCCCCCGACGACATCCTCGGCCACGCCGCCGTCCGCAAGGCCGTCACCCCCATCAAGGTCGCCACCGGCGAGCACATCGCCAACCGGGTCGTCTTCAAGCAGCTCCTCCAGGCCGGCGCGGTCGACATCGTGCAGATCGACTCCGCCCGGGTCGGCGGCGTCAACGAGAACATCGCGATCCTGCTGCTCGCGGCCAAGTTCGGGGTGCCGGTCTGCCCGCACGCCGGCGGGGTCGGTCTGTGCGAGATGGTCCAGCACCTGTCGATGTTCGACTACGTCGCCGTCTCCGGCACGGTCGAGGACCGGGTCATCGAGTACGTCGACCATCTGCACGAGCACTTCGTCGACCCGGTCCGCATCGCCGACGGCCACTATCTCGCGCCGGCCCTGCCGGGGCTGAGCGCGCAGATGCACCCGGAGTCCCTCAAGGAGTACACCTATCCCGACGGGCCGGTCTGGGCCGCACGTGTCTGA
- a CDS encoding ABC transporter permease — MPETVLADTPASKATEPEAKRTGLFGGRIPLARLRDLALVPAIVVIAIVGQIVNPVFLRADNLINVLQTMSEIALLVLAQTMILVVKKMDLSLESTMGLAPGVAAWLVVPAGAGHGLGLLPGAWAIPVTLAVGALVGVVNALLIIRFGLNGFIVTLGMLIVLRGMLTGISGGQTFFQLPQSMLYLGTAQWFGMPASIWICLVLFAAAIVVLGWTSFGRSLYAIGGNVDAAKAAGIRTDRVLWIVIVTGSVLAALAGLLLSGRLASVASAQGNGYIFTVFAAAVIGGISLNGGKGTMFGAFSGILLLFMIQNVLTLAGVPAQWIGALNGLIILVALTISRITGGKVQE; from the coding sequence ATGCCTGAAACCGTCCTCGCGGACACGCCCGCCTCCAAGGCCACGGAGCCCGAGGCCAAGCGGACGGGGCTGTTCGGCGGCCGGATACCCCTGGCCCGGCTGCGCGACCTCGCGCTGGTCCCCGCGATCGTGGTCATCGCGATCGTCGGCCAGATCGTCAACCCGGTCTTCCTGCGGGCGGACAACCTCATCAACGTCCTGCAGACCATGTCCGAGATCGCCCTGCTGGTCCTCGCCCAGACGATGATCCTCGTCGTCAAGAAGATGGACCTGTCGCTGGAGTCCACCATGGGCCTCGCGCCCGGTGTCGCGGCCTGGCTGGTGGTTCCGGCCGGCGCAGGCCACGGCCTCGGTCTGCTGCCCGGTGCCTGGGCGATCCCCGTCACGCTCGCCGTGGGCGCGCTCGTCGGTGTCGTCAACGCCCTGCTCATCATCCGCTTCGGGCTCAACGGCTTCATCGTCACCCTCGGCATGCTGATCGTGCTGCGCGGCATGCTCACCGGCATCTCCGGCGGGCAGACCTTCTTCCAGCTTCCGCAGTCGATGCTCTACCTGGGCACCGCCCAGTGGTTCGGGATGCCCGCCTCCATCTGGATCTGCCTGGTGCTGTTCGCCGCCGCGATCGTCGTGCTCGGCTGGACCAGCTTCGGGCGCTCGCTGTACGCCATCGGCGGCAACGTCGACGCCGCCAAGGCGGCAGGTATCCGCACCGACCGGGTGCTGTGGATCGTCATCGTCACCGGCAGCGTGCTGGCCGCCCTCGCCGGCCTGTTGCTCTCCGGGCGCCTCGCCTCGGTCGCCTCCGCACAGGGCAACGGCTACATCTTCACCGTCTTCGCCGCCGCCGTCATCGGCGGGATCAGCCTCAACGGCGGCAAGGGCACCATGTTCGGGGCCTTCAGCGGCATCCTGCTGCTCTTCATGATCCAGAACGTGCTCACTCTCGCGGGTGTCCCCGCCCAGTGGATCGGCGCCCTCAACGGCCTGATCATCCTGGTCGCCCTGACCATCTCACGCATCACGGGCGGCAAGGTCCAGGAGTGA
- a CDS encoding sugar ABC transporter ATP-binding protein, whose protein sequence is MKDGERAVSPVSAPADDGRVPVDPPVVEATGIVKRFGPTVALDGARITIRPGETHALVGRNGVGKSTLVSVLTGLQAPDEGTVTFGGAPAPRLTDRDAWRRHVACVYQKSTIIPTLTVAENLFLNRHDHGRSRLISWQGVRHRAQELLSTWSVDVDPQTPAGDLNVEQRQFVEIARALSFGARFIILDEPTAQLDGAAINRLFDRIRDLQRQGVTFLFISHHLQEVYEICDMVTVFRDARHIVTAPVADLPRADLVAAMTGEAAADGNEDRTSTLDAAATAALSVRDLSAETYREVTFRVGAGEIVGLAGAAGSGRTEVAETVVGLRAAGTGQVEIAGNRPRPGSVPAALAAGAGFVPQDRHHQGFVPDMSIADNATLSVPHRLGSNGLLSRGRRDRLAEDMIEKLAIKTPGPELPVSALSGGNQQKVVMARALADDPRLLVLINPTAGVDVRSKEFLLGKVEETAETGTGVLIASDELDDLRMCDRVLVMFQGRVTTEIARGWHDHDLVAAMEGVDLDA, encoded by the coding sequence ATGAAGGACGGGGAGCGAGCAGTCAGCCCCGTGTCCGCCCCGGCGGACGACGGACGGGTCCCGGTGGACCCGCCCGTCGTCGAGGCGACGGGCATTGTCAAACGATTCGGTCCGACGGTGGCCCTCGACGGCGCCCGGATCACCATCAGGCCGGGTGAGACCCACGCGCTCGTCGGCCGCAACGGCGTCGGCAAGTCGACCCTGGTGTCCGTCCTCACCGGCCTCCAGGCCCCGGACGAGGGAACCGTCACCTTCGGCGGCGCGCCGGCCCCCAGACTCACGGACCGCGACGCCTGGCGCCGGCACGTGGCCTGCGTCTACCAGAAGTCGACGATCATCCCCACCCTGACCGTCGCCGAGAACCTCTTCCTGAACCGCCACGACCACGGCCGCAGCCGGCTCATCAGCTGGCAGGGGGTACGCCACCGGGCACAGGAGCTGCTGTCCACCTGGTCGGTCGACGTCGACCCGCAGACTCCCGCCGGTGACCTCAACGTGGAGCAGCGGCAGTTCGTCGAGATCGCCCGCGCGCTGTCCTTCGGCGCCCGGTTCATCATCCTCGACGAACCGACCGCGCAGCTCGACGGGGCCGCGATCAACCGGCTCTTCGACCGGATCCGCGACCTGCAGCGCCAGGGCGTGACCTTCCTGTTCATCAGCCACCACCTGCAGGAGGTCTACGAGATCTGCGACATGGTGACGGTGTTCCGGGACGCCCGGCACATCGTGACCGCCCCGGTCGCGGACCTCCCCCGCGCCGACCTCGTCGCGGCCATGACCGGCGAGGCGGCGGCCGACGGGAACGAGGACCGCACGAGCACGCTCGACGCCGCCGCCACGGCCGCGCTGAGCGTCCGGGACCTGAGCGCCGAGACCTACCGCGAGGTCACCTTCCGGGTGGGCGCCGGGGAGATCGTCGGCCTCGCGGGGGCCGCCGGCAGCGGACGTACGGAGGTCGCCGAGACCGTCGTAGGACTGCGAGCCGCCGGCACCGGCCAGGTGGAGATCGCCGGCAACCGGCCCCGGCCGGGCAGCGTGCCGGCCGCGCTCGCCGCGGGCGCCGGGTTCGTCCCGCAGGACCGGCACCACCAGGGCTTCGTGCCCGACATGTCCATCGCGGACAACGCCACGCTGTCCGTGCCGCACCGGCTCGGCAGCAACGGACTGCTCAGCCGCGGCCGGCGGGACCGGCTCGCCGAGGACATGATCGAGAAACTGGCGATCAAGACGCCGGGCCCGGAGCTGCCCGTCTCGGCGCTGTCCGGGGGCAACCAGCAGAAGGTCGTCATGGCACGTGCCCTGGCCGACGACCCCCGGCTGCTGGTCCTGATCAACCCGACCGCGGGCGTGGACGTGCGCTCCAAGGAGTTCCTCCTCGGCAAGGTCGAGGAGACCGCGGAAACCGGCACCGGAGTGCTCATCGCCTCCGACGAACTCGACGACCTGCGCATGTGCGACCGGGTCCTGGTGATGTTCCAGGGCCGGGTCACGACAGAGATCGCCCGCGGCTGGCACGACCACGACCTCGTCGCCGCGATGGAAGGAGTGGACCTCGATGCCTGA